ATGGTTCGTTTGTTTCATTTCCCCACATCTCCCTGCTTGACTTTAACCCTTTACCAACTCACCTAACAGAtagtctttcttttctttttaaacattaaccTCAAAAGGGCTCATGTCTTGCTACTAACAGTTCTGTCCTCATGTGTTTGATGTTCCTTTTTTGATCATGGACAATAGTCGAGggatagtagtagtagttttgTCTTTTGGAGATGTGAGAATCATAATTTTCAATATTTGATTAGTAATATAGAAGAGGACTAATACTTTTTTTGTcctgtgtctctcatgtgtttCCTCTCCCAGCAGTGGGAAGCAGTCCATCGCCATCGACGACTGCACTTTCCACCAGTGTGTGCGCCTCAGTAAGTTTGACTCGGAGCGTAGCATCAGCTTCATCCCCCCCGATGGAGAATATGAGCTCAtgaggtcagtagatggatGTTTGAATATGACAGAAAAGGGCGGGAGGTTGCGGGACATGAGGCAGAAGAATGTTATTAACAGTACTTTGTTTTTGCCAGGACCAATTtctcataaaataaatgttgtgagATATGACAGCGAAGGGTTTGGGTGAACACGAAGGAAGTCTTGTgttaaatcaacatttttcttgCAGGTATCGCACCACTAAGGACATCATCCTGCCGTTCAGGGTCATCCCTCTGGTGCGGGAGGTGGGCCGCACTAAACTGGAGGTTAAGGTGGTCATCAAGTCCAACTTCAAACCCTCGCTGCTGGCTCAGAAGATCGAGGTGAGGTCTCATCCCAGTTAAGCTGGTGATAAATGCAAACGACCACAAAGCggcacacgcgcacacatcCTGGTTTTTAGAACTATTTTCcacacatgacaacatgacaatTGTAAACCCTTGATGCAAATATGTGTCTGAATCTTAGCGGCTTTAACATTAAAAGGCTTATTGTCAATGTCACAGGTGCGTATCCCAACACCCCTCAACACCAGCGGAGTGCAGGTGATCTGTATGAAGGGAAAAGCCAAGTACAAGGCCAGTGAGAACGCCATCGTGTGGAAGTGAGTTGTTGGAGCTCTGCTCACAAGATGTATGCAAACTGTTTTGCTGCGTAAAAGTAATCATTAACATCCTCTTCTCTTTAACCTGGTTGTTTAACCTCCCTGTTACACAAACCGTCCTCTTTTTGTAGCCCACCTTTTTGTCCTTggtccttgtttttttttgcgacacattttaaaaggttgtttgtgtctctgtctgtgtgtaggatCAAACGCATGGCCGGGATGAAAGAGTCTCAGATCAGCGCAGAGATCGAGCTGCTGCCCACCAACGATAAGAAGAAATGGGCCAGGCCTCCCATCTCTATGAACTTTGAGGTCAGAATACATTAATAGACTAcagtctctctcactcactttccAAGATTTCCGATTCAGTGTCGTTGAATAGTTTTAAACCCATCACACTAATGTGGAAAGTTTTTTTTGAATTATTGTAATTTAGACAAAGAAAGTTGTCTGATTAAATATAGCTTGAACTAACCGTATGCACAGAGTTGGCAGCCAGACAAACAGAATGTGTTCCTCACTATCAATCATGCAAATCATATCATATGTTTCCTCATACGCACACATCCTGCTCAGAGCTGCCTTCATTATTTGTCTCGCCCACCACAACATCCAGTAGCCCGTGTGGCCTACATTTCCCAGCAAGCCCCGACACGCCCTGACCCCCCTCTCGTCTCCGCAGGTTCCTTTCGCGCCGTCTGGTCTGAAGGTGCGCTACTTGaaggtgtttgagtccaagcTCAACTACAGTGACCACGACGTCATCAAATGGGTGCGGTACATCGGCCGCTCCGGCATCTACGAAACGCGCTGCTGAAGTCGACCCCTGCCGTGCAGCGAGCTGACCACTTCCCCCTCCCATCCTGTCCTgttaaagatttttttcttcttcctcttcctactttgtctcttctcttccttccccCTCAAACTCCTTATAGCTTCTcatcccccccacctccctcgcCCCTTCTAATTAGGTGTCGGAGATTGAATttacatcataaaaaaaaaaaaaaaaaatatggtaTAATGCACAGATATATGCAAAATGTGAACCATTGTATCGTATATATCTTGTAGTGATGAGTAAACCTGTAAACCAACTGGTGTCCGAAAGGAGAAGACAAGTGATGCAGGGGGGGACCAGGGGGAGAGGTCTGGGGGCACCGCGTGGTGTCCGTCAGGGTTGCTCTGTTGTGTTAATTCAGTGTTATTGTCCGACGATCCACTTCCTTTAGAAGTCCCACGTGTCGTAGAGTAATCCCCGCTATGATGATGTGTAGCTGTTGTGGTTTACAATGAATCCCGATCTAGTCCCTGTACATGAGCTTCTGTCTCAGTAGAGTCAAATCGAGCTGCGTCGTCTGATCCTTGTGTTGCACACTGACTGATGTTTGATCTGTGTTTATTGGGAACTGTCACTCTGGATCTCTTGTCGGTGGAAAGAGGAGGATTTAAAATGACTGAGCTctttaggtttttttttgttatgtcaTTTCTTTCCCGTTTccactatttcttttttttttttttaccagcaaGTAAAGTCAGAACATAAAAGAACATTCCAGACAGTTTAGAAGTTCGACCATCATCCTTGTTAggtctccatttcctccatgtttcttaAGCACTAAAATCAACTTTCGTCACACTATCTTGATTCAAAAATCAGGCCCtggaagtatgtgtgtgtgtgtgtgtgtgtgtgtttgcagtgaggTGAGGTCTCCCCCTGGTGTTTGCCTCGTCGCTATctgcttctttgtgtgtgtagcCCTGGTGACCGTTCTATCCAATAAAATCTGACTATGTAAccaaataccccccccccccactctcatTCCTTATTTTCATTTGACTGATGTCATTTTAGCTTGTTTAAATTCCATTGTCTCACTGTTTCCTCTTGACATTGTTTGAAatgagggtgggggggagctGTAGATGAATCTTGGGTAATATTGGTTGTGATGTGGCTTTGGCCTGAAAACTGACCAACAGAAGTTCAAATAGAAAGTCAAGGAATAAAGTCCCTGATTGTgattattgaaatataaaaccCAGCAGAAGGAAAACGACTCGACAGGAAATGCTTTGGCCGACattgtttaatacatttttcctgTCTTCTTCCTCTACATCCAGGACGTAAAACAAAATGAACCCCAAACAGTAAAATAACACTTGATTAAAACACTTGctgttaaaacatttacatttagttAATCTTTGCAGCAGTGGCTGTCACTGACTCGCCCCTCAAGTCTTTTACCGACATGGACAACATGCTCTGAGAAGTTTCacactgatttttaaaaagaacagaTTCCACAAGAATCAAGGCAAGGCTTCCCAAAAGTAGCTTAGCACCAAAATCTAGGCTGGATTTCCTCAGCAGATTAGTCGAGTTTTGTACTTTTAAAGATCAAAAGTAGAACATTTATAACTGGGAATTCTTTACCGTTACCCCCTCCTCCGCAAATCTTAAAATCGGACATACAACACACGAGATTCGAGCCAGTTTCTATCGCTGCAGCAAAGACAGATTTTAAACCACAGGTGCTTTTGAGAAACCAAGCCTAGAACAGATTGATCCGTCAACATTTATATTGGAGTCGTCTTAACAGTATTGCATTACATCTTCAGGTCACCTGTGATGGTTCATTATCGGTTATATAGGAGACAACACATGCTTTATTGTCACTGGAGATGCAGGATGAATACACactcgcgcgcacacacaaacacacaccgaggcctgaaaatcaaatatttaaccAGTCACATTGGTTCAGTGCTGTAACAATGGCTCTGTTCAGAAAGGAAAAATTATAACGCTCACACCTTGTGCTCATCTAAAGAAAAGAGAATCAGTTTAGGGAAGAAGGAGGtagctacaaaaaaaaaaactggactTTCACCGATACATAAACCCAAACCCACATGTGAAACTCAGTCCAGGCCACAAACACGCAGCTCTACGCAGACACAGACTGCAGCACAGACTGCAGCACAGACTCTTTTCAATTAAAGTCCTGATTAGTGCCTGGTTTCTAAAACCCCAGATccatgtgtgtatttctgtgtgtatttgtgtgtgaccAATGAGGGGAACACATTAAAGAAACCTGCTGTGCTCATAATTCCAACTAAACAAAAGACGGGATTTCTTACAAATAGAGACTGTTCTCTAAAACCTCAAACTCTCCCTTAGCATCACATGTGTATCAGAGGGAAAATGCTGACTCCCCAATGGCCCAGATCTGCAtcacaaaaaaggaaagaagtcCAGCCTTTCTCACGTTGATTCTTGGCTCAGCATGAAAAAGTGCTTCTACAAGGGGGATGATTAAGATCACATCTGTACAGAGGATAAAGAAAGGAAAGACGAAATCTACAAAAATAAGTTTCTGCATCAACATTTCAAGGGGTTCTCCCTGCCATCCTTACGAGAATTATCTTCTGCCACATTTAAAAAGGCGTCCAGTTTGATACGTCTCTTTCAAAGACCTATTTCCTTccgcagacaaaaacaaaaacaaacgtgTGAGCAAATTTGTTACTAAATGCAGTAAAGTCAAGCTGAACCCAGAACTGTCAACAGATGGAGAATGTTGACAGGAGACAATTCAAACATGCCAATGTTATTTTAGAGCTTGTACGCAAAAAACaccacatgcacatacacacagccgCACGCAGCCCCAAAGCAGGCGACAAACTTCAGAAAAAACCTGCTGTTCAGTGGACGATTAACACCGTTACTCTCAGATTCAGCTCTGGTTTGATTGTTTCCCCTGGTAGTTAATAAAAAGCCGGGTTGATTTCATGTTAGCAAACTGCCCCATTAAATGAGCAGATCATTAAAACCTTCAGTTTTCTGACCTACTCCAGGATAAATTCAACAGCGTCACCTCTCGCACACCAAGGCAACATGTGCTGTTCCAACAAGTGACCGAAACCCCTGCGAGCCCCTCCCGCTAAAGTCATGACAagaacaaaaccacaaactCCTACAATGCAAAGCTGAAGAACACCGTTAGAGATGGAAGTGTGCACGGAGTGTGACACAGTGCGACACAGAGTGTGACACGTGCAGATATTCCTAAGTGGCATTGTCTAATAAAAATCAACATCAAAAGTGACTGAGATTAATGAGACGAATTTTCAAAGAACTCAAGTGACTAGTGGTAACTTTTACTGACCGTTACACAGGGACATAATTGGCTGTTTAAAAACAAGAGCTGTGGAGAAACTGGTTGTTAAAGTTAACGTGACACTAAGGTGctaaacatcaaaataaaatgaaaagaacgTAAGATggaagcaggaagcaggaacCACGCTACTCGACAGCTCAGCTAACTGGTAGCACTCTGGCCGTGGATCGACAAAGCTGACGATTCAGTTttcgtcgtcttcgtcgtcgTCCTCGCTGATGAGGTATCCGCGGGCGCCGCTGTGGTGGGGCGGAGGTGAGGGTGGAGGGGAGGTCTTGGTGAAGAAGGGGAGACGGAAAGTGGGAGACGGCGAGCGCTCCTCGCGGGTGGGGCTGCTGTTGGGGCTTTGCCTGGGGCTGATGGCCTGCAGCATGCGGCCTTTTCCTTCCTTCagcatgtgtttctgtggagGCAGAGCCATGTAGAGTTAAATAACAATCAGTGAAATGTTAGAAGACGTTGGGCGAGTGGCGGAATAAACCCTGGTAAATCAGGTTActataaagatcagttctacgtgtGAATGATTCGTGAAGAGCAGATCAGCAGAGTCTCCCCCTGGTAAAAAAACATCCCAGAGGAAACACTGCAATGTGCTTAATATTACAATCTTAACTTCATATAACAATGTAACAACATGCTACACTTTCAGACAAATAttcattcactttcttgctAAGAGTCAGAGAAGACTGAGACTACTTGAATGTaaccaaaacatttaataattactattaaataaatcaaggcATGTTGGTATATTATACCATGCGTCACTGAGCTTAACACTTAGAAGCTCCCTGGGCAACCAACAGTGGGACTACGGATGTGACATCCTCACCAGAGCTCCCTCAGGTCCAAACATCTGCAGGAAGTTGCCGATGAACTCCCTGGATTTCTCCTCCCATTTCTGAATGAGGTCgatgctcttctcctccaccttctgcACAAACTCCttgctcttctcctccacgTCACGCACCTTCTTCTTCACCTTATCTACGCGCTCCTGCAGGTGGTATTTCTTCTCCTGTCGAGAGTGAGGACAGCAAAGGCCATGAATCACTTcaaaacacatatataaatacacattgtGCCAACAAAACTCTTTTTGTTCCCGTGACTAAACCAAAGCAGAGAGTCTCCTACGTTGATAAAGCTGACGTTGAGCTCCTTGGCTGTGTATCCTCTCTGTAGGTTACGTCTCACGTACAAATCGTAGTCACGGACGATGcgtgtgatgatgtcagaggtgGAGATGCCCTCTGTCCGCAGGGTCGGAGCAAACATACCTGAGAAAcacggggtcaaaggtcagagtagACTCCAGATGtcacatatttacaaatataaTCAGGGTTTTATTACTCAAATTAATTTAGTGAAGGTGgacctttttttccttctccccATTTGTAAATAGAGGTTCAATGTTTGGGTGGTCAGAAGTGTAATTATTTTAGCATATTataagcactttgtaacctcgtttagataagtgctatacaaataaagttattatcattactattataTGTATATTCAAGAGTCTCAGTGTCATTAGTGAGCTGACATTGTTtagtctgaaaaaaaaatctccatttaTCTAAAATACTTTGGGATTAGTATCACAATGGACAGTTTTTAATTTGTAGTCGTCATCCCCAACAAATGTTGAGTCAAGAGAAATCCCTTAAGATGAATATCAGACCCGCATCGCTCCGACTGCAGCCACAGAGGTTCTCACAGAGAAAGAATGTGAACAGACCGATAAAGGAGGAACATGTTATCTAGTATCTATTTCCTGGTATCAAATGCAGCTCAGGTCAGTGTCACTGTAGACTTTGAATACTATGTTTAACCAAACTGCTTTTATCCCAAGGGTGTCTATGGTGTatgaatagaaaaatatgatatttaaaaTGAGTTATATATTCTCTAACTTTCCTAGCAGTTCAgttgaaaacatttctgaagaaaacacatgtcCATATTTAAATCCAACATGGTATCAAGTCTCAAATGTGCAAGAGTTGTAAACACTGAACTGTATTGTGTAATTATTTGTCATCACACAACCTTATGGTTACTATGACACTCACCAGCTTCTTTAATGTGCTTGTACACGTCATCACTGCCCGCTGAGGAGTATGGGATGTCGTCATGGGCCACAAAGTCAATCTGGAGAGGTCAATACAACAGACATCAACACAGTGGATTCAAAAGTAGTTCTTTGAgtacaaacattttttctttctggtttcTCACCTAAAGATTCTTAACTGTCTGAACACATCATTCTtaaactgtgtgtttaaaatgtttgaatccACTCACGCGATGTTTTGCGAGGAATTCTGGCGTTAACGTCCAGGGGGCGTTTCGTACCACTTCGTCCACGTAGCGGCAGTGTCTGATGGCATCATAGCGCTCATCCTCATTCATCACTGTGAAGCCCTTGTATGTGTGGGTCAGGTCATCACTGCACACTGTGGACAGTTAGAGATATTTACAGAAGTTAATATTTACAGAACATTacgaaaagaaaaacattaaagcaCGATCTGGTTCCCACGGAAACAAAGtcattaactgatgaaaaaggaaagagaagcaATGGGCACTGAAAAATACAACTTGATAAAAAGCACTGATCAGAAGCatcaaaatgtgaaatgtggtgGACACTCATAAGCTGAAGATGATAAACCTAAGAACATCTAGCAAATACCACAGTTATCTTTCCTTATCTTGCACGTTTCACTCTCAGTATTCTAACTTTGACCAGATTCATTTCAGTCTAAATTCATCAGACTGGTAATGTTATCTCGATAGTGTTTCAGTGTGTACAGTTTCACAGTTATGAAAGAAGCAGCTGATAGAAGTCAGCTGCTGTGaaatatggacacacacacacacacagacacacagaagagTCATAGTTACCTCCAACGATGAGGTGTGTATTTGGGAAGAGGCATTTAGCCTGCATGAGAGCTCTGGCGTGACCCGAGTGGAAAACATCAAAGATGCCATCTGCATACACCCGCACTGGTCTGTCAGCTGGACGGAGAGAGACAAGACAAAAGAGAGACCAAAgattaaaagtgaagccaagatTGTATTCGTATAGCTGTACTGAAGACAGAGGAAATGTCCTAATATtggtagaaaaacaaaaggagaatgTGTATAAGAAATACGAGGAAAAACGGGAATAAGAAAAGTGCAATGAGGTCGAGAGCCATGAGCTTAAAGAGAGAATCAGACTCACGTGGTGTTCCCCTCTTGGCCGTCTCCATGTTGACCCTCTGATAGGGTTTATCAGCTGGCTCCAGCTCATCTGCGAAAGGTGCAGGGTGCTTCAGTCCCTAAAAGACCCGAACCAACAGAATGAAAGGCTATGAGTTTTTTACTGTGTCACACAGAAATCATTGCTTTACACTGTACTGATTCCCGCGGTTTATATAACATTATCTCCTGGACAAAACAAGGCTGATGTTAATAACTAGCAGGTCGCTGTTGGTTTAAAACAGGTGGTGACATTTtaggcagctgtggctcaggaggacCACTAAtgagaaggtcagtggttcgatcccctgctcctccagtctgcagtTCAAAGTGTCCAATTTCCAACTGGCGACTGTGCCAACACTGTTCGAATgggatgtgtgatagagaagcttgttaaaaatgctgtttgaatgtgtgtgaaagggtgaaTGAGACCTGTGGTGTCCAGCCTGATATAAATGTAGTCCCTTTACAATTGTATAAACAAATGACATTAACCaacatgtgaaatatttaaaatctctATTGCTCAGTGTTCTTTGTGTTAAACTTGGGCTTAGCTGTCCTTGCAATCATGTGCAATATACACAGAATATGAAACAATTTGACTTGTATAAATGGCAATACatacaaaagataaaaaatagaTTCAGACCTCGAAAGAGAAGGTAAAAAACGTAATATGTTAATTATGTATGCTGTGGGACTTGAAGTTTAAAATTTGTATCCTTTTAACATTCACCATAAATCTATGCTTAAATTGTAGGTATGCATCCACATATTATACATGTCTGtgtggcgcacacacacaaaacctatGAAAAGTGTTGGACAAATATGCTGCTTAGTGACAGCTGGCTCACCACAGTGCATCTGGGGAATTTCACATGCCTCTCGCCCTCATCTTTGTCCCCATTGGagctctctcttcttctcttcctggTCAGCAGCATCTCACTGGAGCTTTCGGCTTCCATCTGGGTCAAAagccaaagaaaaacaataaaaatactgTCTCCAATATAACATATATGACCTCTGGATATGACCTCTACGATACATAACAGTATGCATTACATAGTATACTGTACAGACAGACTGTAAATCTAGAAAGGTCTGAGGTTATGGGATATGACATATCCTGAGTCGGCATTGAGTCAGTAATAGAAAGATGACAGTATGTGCCTCAGCTCAGTGAACCACCAGGACGcattggatttaaaaaaacataaaagaaatgaaGTGAAGTAAGCTAATGCAATCTGTTtcaacttaaaacaaatttgggggtttattggcgggtggcaaccaacgtcaaggtgcattgCCACCTACTGTGTTGGAGTGTGAATCAGTTATCGAGGTCATATTCAATTCTtttgtccaatcctgtctcTTTCAGATAATAGAGCATACTCCCTATTCCAATGGTAAATACAATTTCCAAGTTTAGTTCTTCCACTTCATGCTTTGAAGTGGAAGAACTAATTTTGCTATCATCTGTGCCTTCTTTTCATCAGACATTGCCGCAAACTGGCACCCCCAAAATCACTCCCTTACTCCACTTACTTCTTCTTTGAATGCGACCTACACAATACTTTAATGGCCTCTCCAAATTCACCCCTACCACTTGGCCCTAACCCCTTAGTTTTGCGCCTGGCCGTGAAGGTGTAAATTAAAGGGTAGAAGGAAATTCCAAAATACTTTACTAGCAGACTATTGGAAACTAAACTAAGATATACGAAATTATTTGATAGTAGCCGGTATCGGTGCAAATGTGAACGGTACCCAACCTTTCAAGTTTCTCGTTCTCTAAACCTTGTTAGAAATTGGAAAGCATGGAGTGGAAGAACTGAGCCTGTAAATAAAATTTACCATTGGAATAGGGAGTATGCTCCATTATCTGAAAgagacaggattggacaaaAGTATTGAATATGACCTGGATTGCACTGATTCACACTCCAGCCAGGGGGGAGTGGtgatgcaccttgatgttggttgccacttgccaataaactgaacaaagaaagaagaagaagctgtaGCCATCAATTATTCATAGCATAAGTGCATTGTAACGTCATTGAGACTACGTTgcatttaaatagatttttggAACAGGGAGATGGAATAGGCGCTTGCTCTGTCCACTTCACGCATAGACCTGGTATTGCAGTATCTCCAGGGACGGTGGGCAGaccaaagaagaagacacattagatggcggtaatgcacaTTGGTTTTGGTTGCCACTCGCCAATAAACCAAGCAAAGAATATGAAGAAGCTGTAGCCATCAAGTATTCATAGCATAAGCGCATTGTAACTTCATTGAGTCgcatttaaattgatttttggAATAGGGAGATTCCAGGTGGGCAGaccaaagaagaagacacaATAGATGGCGATAATGGACCTTGGCATTGGttgccaataaaccgaacaaagaagaagaaaggttcAGAGGTTCAAAggctttattgtcatatgcagaAATAAGGGCAGTGGCTTGGAGATGTTAGTCAGTCTTATGGCTTGGGGGTAGTGAAGAGGTGGTGCTGGGGGTGTGTGGGATCTCTGATGGTGTTCCGGGCTTTTCTGAGGACCCTCTGCTGATTGATGTCCTGCAGAGATGGGAGGGTCGTTCCAGTGATGTACTGGGCTGATTCGACCACTGTAATGCTGCCTGTCAGAATGGACTCAATGGTGCACCAGTAGAAGTTGCAGAGGAGTCCTGATGGCAACTTGAATTTCCTGAGCCTCCACAGGAAGTACAGCCTTCCTGATCAGCTGAGTGATGTGGTGGGTCAAGGTGAAGTCCTCACTGATGTGGACGCCGAGGAACTTGAAGGTGTCGACCCTTTCCACCTCAGTCTCACCAATGTGTAATGGTGTGTGTTGACTCCTCCCTTTCCTCAGGTCAGCTATCACCTCCTTTGTTTTGCTGGAATTGAGCGACAGGTTATTGTCTTGACACCACAGCACCAggtcctccacctccctgcGATAGGCTGATTCATTGTTGTAACTGATGAGACCCAGGACTGTTGTGTCATCACTAAATTTCAGGATTGTGGTGTTTTGATGTGAGGCTGCACAgttgtgtgtgtagagtgtgtaCAGTATGGGACTGAGTACACATCCTTGAGGAGTGCCAGTGTTCATGAATAATGTCCCGGAAGTGATGTTTCCAATCCTGACAGATTGTGATCGACCGGAAGTCTGAGACCCAGTCACAGAGTTAGGGGTTCAGTCCTAGGCTGAACACTTTCTTTGTTAGTTTGGCAGGGATGACTGTGTTGAATGCTGAGCTGTAGTCAATGAAAAGCATACTGATTGTTTTCTAGATGGGAGAAGGCAGTGTGCAGGGCAGTACAAACTGCATCCTCAGTAGATCTGTTGGACCGGTATGCAAACTGCAGGAGGTCCAGTGTGGAGGGAATGGTGGATTTGATGTGACCCAGTATGACCCGCTTGAAGCACTTCATAATAATGGGTGTAAGTGCAACTGGTCTGTAATCATTCAAGCAGGTTACTGGGTTTTTCTTGGGGATAGGGATAAtggtatttttttaaagcaggaCGGAACTGTGGCCTGTGTGAGGGACAGGTTAaaaatggtggtgaagacatcAGTGAGCTCTGCAGCACATACCTTGAGGGCCCATTCCGGGATGTTGTCTGAGCCCATGGCCTTGCGGTCATTGATTTTCCTCAGGGTTCTGCATATGTCAGCTGCTGA
Above is a window of Hippoglossus hippoglossus isolate fHipHip1 chromosome 17, fHipHip1.pri, whole genome shotgun sequence DNA encoding:
- the pcyt1aa gene encoding choline-phosphate cytidylyltransferase A gives rise to the protein MEAESSSEMLLTRKRRRESSNGDKDEGERHVKFPRCTVGLKHPAPFADELEPADKPYQRVNMETAKRGTPPDRPVRVYADGIFDVFHSGHARALMQAKCLFPNTHLIVGVCSDDLTHTYKGFTVMNEDERYDAIRHCRYVDEVVRNAPWTLTPEFLAKHRIDFVAHDDIPYSSAGSDDVYKHIKEAGMFAPTLRTEGISTSDIITRIVRDYDLYVRRNLQRGYTAKELNVSFINEKKYHLQERVDKVKKKVRDVEEKSKEFVQKVEEKSIDLIQKWEEKSREFIGNFLQMFGPEGALKHMLKEGKGRMLQAISPRQSPNSSPTREERSPSPTFRLPFFTKTSPPPSPPPHHSGARGYLISEDDDEDDEN